Proteins found in one Planococcus citri chromosome 2, ihPlaCitr1.1, whole genome shotgun sequence genomic segment:
- the Cdc10 gene encoding cyclin-dependent kinase 10, whose translation MMGSLKNILDHDDNDSYSQDNDAVVHCDPIAPVTRRGVLTSFLTGKIMEIPDEDLLGRCRFVSEFEKLNRIGEGTYGIVYRARDTKNGEIVALKKVRMEHEKNGLPISGLREISILLTCRHENIVHLKEVVVGRSLESIFLVMEYCEQDLASLLDNMQTPFSESQVKCIIIQLLKGLKYLHKNYIIHRDLKVSNLLMTDKGCVKIADFGLARTFSVPSKNMTPKVVTLWYRAPEILFGSHTHSTAIDMWAVGCVLGELLGHKPLLPGRTEVHQIELIIDLLGTPSKDIWEDFPNLPALKHFTLKKQPYNKIKSRFPWLTVAGLRLLNFLFMYDPLKRATAEECLKSTYFKEPPLPCEPQMMPTFPQHRNLSGLKQKSSSIGGINPPPFPPPGLNLDNVSISETLSSFVKKSRRDF comes from the exons ATGATGGGATCACTGAAAAATATCTTGG ATCACGATGATAATGATTCGTATTCTCAGGATAACGACGCCGTGGTTCATTGTGATCCAATTGCTCCTGTCACCCGTCGAGGAGTACTGACTTCTTTTCTCACCGGTAAAATTATGGAAATCCCTGATGAAGATTTG ctgGGGAGGTGTCGTTTTGTATCTGAATTCGAAAAGCTGAACAGAATCGGAGAAGGAACATATGGAATAGTTT ATCGAGCTAGAGATACAAAGAATGGCGAAATTGTTGCTTTAAAAAAGGTCCGCATGgaacacgaaaaaaatggtTTACCGATCAGTGGACTCCGAGAAATATCTATCTTATTAACATGCAGACACGAAAATATCGTCCATTTGAAAGAGGTTGTCGTTGGTCGAAGTCTTGAGAG TATATTTTTAGTGATGGAGTATTGCGAACAAGATCTGGCTAGTCTTCTCGACAATATGCAAACTCCGTTTTCAGAATCTCAAGTCAAGTGTATtataattcaacttttgaaaggaTTGAAATACTTACACAAGAATTATATTATTCATAGAGACTTGAAAGTCTCCAATCTTTTGATGACTGATAAAGGATGCGTGAAAATAG ctgaCTTTGGATTAGCTAGAACGTTCAGCGTACCTAGTAAAAATATGACTCCCAAAGTGGTCACTCTGTGGTATAGAGCACCAGAAATTCTATTTGGTTCGCATACACATTCCACTGCAATCGATATGTGGGCTGTGGGATGTGTGCTGGGTGAATtattag GTCATAAACCTTTATTACCGGGAAGAACCGAAGTACACCAAATTGAACTAATCATTGATCTATTGGGCACACCATCGAAGGATATCTGGGAAGATTTTCCCAATTTGCCAGCTTTAAAGCATTTCACGCTCAAGAAGCAACCTTACAATAAGATAAAGTCTAGGTTTCCATGGTTGACTGTTGCTGGATTaagattattgaattttttattcatgtatGATCCTTTGAAACGAGCTACTGCCGAAGAATGTCTAAAGAGTACCTATTTCAAGGAACCTCCATTAC CTTGTGAACCTCAAATGATGCCAACTTTTCCACAACACAGAAATTTGAGTGGTTTGAAACAGAAATCATCATCGATTGGTGGTATCAATCCGCCACCCTTTCCTCCTCCCGGTTTGAATTTAGATAATGTATCAATTTCAGAAACT TTGAGTTCGTTCGTTAAAAAATCACGTCGTGATTTCTGA
- the mRpL42 gene encoding large ribosomal subunit protein mL42 — protein MLRTVFNHSLNTINKLPATIFRRIATYPTDSKEEMTVTDDGGVIVCWHPEKPFPYECSKPLPVQDAKPSKTILKMEDKEEVYRVFRNKNEEMVRQELMKLTFTTKHRWYPRSRDSKAKKTRPNRPYL, from the coding sequence ATGTTGCGAACAGTTTTCAATCATTCGCTGAACACCATCAACAAACTACCAGCAACTATCTTTCGCAGAATAGCTACTTATCCAACAGACAGCAAAGAAGAAATGACTGTTACAGACGATGGAGGAGTTATCGTATGTTGGCATCCAGAGAAACCATTCCCTTATGAATGTTCTAAACCATTACCGGTACAAGATGCTAAACCATCTAAAACTATATTGAAAATGGAAGATAAAGAAGAAGTATATCGGGTATTCCGCAATAAGAATGAGGAAATGGTTCGTCAAGAGCTAATGAAGCTTACTTTTACCACTAAACATCGATGGTATCCGCGGTCTCGAGATAGTAAGGCTAAAAAGACGAGACCTAATCGTCCGTATTTGTAA
- the Uba5 gene encoding ubiquitin-like modifier-activating enzyme 5: protein MESLEELKERIQALRSLFQDMKPAELEETEEVTSKISATMSDEVKDSNPYSRLMALKRMGIVDNYEKIREFSVAIVGVGGVGSVAAEMLTRCGIGKLLLFDYDTVELANMNRMFYMPQQSGMYKVNAAAKTLNYINPTVVVKPYNMNITTLDNFEIFKNTLETGSLKDGRVDLVLSCVDNYEGRLTINTACNELGLPWFESGVSENAVSGHIQYVNPGETACFACAPPLIVASSIDEKTLKKDGVCAASLPTTMAIVAGFLVQNVLKKLLEFGEVSPYLGYNALNDFFPKMPLQPNPTCSDSFCIKKQQEYQEKLANRPVEDVKNVPSEPEKIIHDDNIYGIELVSQDGFEKDDTAYCAGDGVKFSMPAPDNNMEGVTVKETDQSLEELMSQMKSM, encoded by the exons ATGGAATCGCTAGAAGAACTGAAGGAGAGGATCCAAGCTTTGAGGTCTTTATTCCAAGACATGAAACCCGCAGAACTCGAAGAGACAGAAGAAGTTACGTCCAAGATTTCAGCTACCATGTCCGATGAAGTCAAAGACAGTAATCCGTACAG TCGTCTGATGGCTTTGAAAAGAATGGGAATCGTGGACAATTACGAAAAAATCCGAGAATTTTCCGTAGCTATTGTAGGCGTTGGAGGTGTTGGTAGTGTAGCTGCTGAAATGCTGACTCGATGTGGGATTGGAAAA TTGCTGCTTTTCGATTACGATACTGTTGAATTGGCCAATATGAATCGAATGTTTTACATGCCTCAACAATCTGGAATGTACAAAGTGAATGCTGCGGCCAAAACTCTCAATTACATCAATCCCACTGTCGTTGTGAAGCCCTATAACATGAACATCACCactttagataattttgaaatatttaaaaatacactCGA GACTGGTAGTTTGAAAGATGGCAGGGTCGATTTAGTACTAAGTTGTGTTGACAATTACGAAGGCAGACTTACCATTAACACCGCTTGCAACGAATTAGGTTTACCATGGTTCGAATCAGGTGTATCAGAAAATGCTGTATCCGGACATATTCAATATGTTAATCCTGGAGAAACAGCTTGCTTCGCT TGTGCGCCGCCTTTGATTGTTGCTTCGAGTATCGAtgagaaaacattgaaaaaagatGGTGTTTGTGCAGCCAGTCTTCCGACAACTATGGCCATCGTTGCAggatttttagttcaaaatgtATTGAA GAAGTTACTCGAATTCGGTGAAGTTTCTCCATACCTGGGGTACAACGCTTTGAACGATTTCTTCCCAAAAATGCCGTTACAACCTAATCCAACTTGCTCGGATagtttttgcattaaaaaacaaCAAGAGTATCAAGAGAAATTAGCTAATAGACCAGTCGAAGATGTGAAGAACGTCCCATCTGAgccagaaaaaattattcacgatGATAATATTTACG GTATCGAACTAGTGAGTCAAGACGGGTTCGAAAAGGACGACACAGCATATTGCGCTGGAGACGGTGTGAAATTCTCAATGCCAGCTCCTGATAATAATATGGAAGGTGTAACTGTTAAAGAAACTGATCAAAGTTTGGAAGAATTAATGAGCCAAATGAAAAGCATGTAA